The sequence below is a genomic window from Pseudomonas eucalypticola.
AATCTGCTATAATTGGTTTGTACAATCCAAAGTGAGATTGGCCATGATTCCGACTAAAGATGCTTACGACGAACTAGACCGGGCGTACGCCCATTTCAATGCGGAGCTGTTTGGGGGCCAGTTGCCGACGTGCCTGATTACCCTTCAGCGCGAAAAGAAAACCTACGGCTATTTCTCGGCCTCTCGGTTCATTAACCAGGTGGACAAGTCATTCACGGACGAAATCGCGCTGAACCCGGCTTACTTCGGTGTGGTGTCTTTGAAGGAAATCATGCAAACCGTAGTGCATGAAATGGTGCACCTGTGGCAGCACCATTTCGGAAAACCTGGGCGCCGCCGTTATCATAATCGGGAGTGGGGCGAAAAAATGAAGGCTGTAGGCCTGATGCCCAGCGATACCGGAAAACCTGGCGGTAAGCAGACCGGCGAACGCATGGCCGACTATGCGATTGAAGGCGGCGTGTTTGAACAGGCGTTAGAAAAACTGGTGGCCACCTCATACCGGATCACCTGGCTAGACAACAATCCGGGACGCCATGTGGATGCAGCGGCGTTGCAGGCCGCGCTTGAGGGGATGGTTGATGGTGTGGACCCTGCAAACATATTGGCGCCAGCCGGGACGGCGGCGCCGGTACCAACTAAGCCAACCCGCGCCAAATACACCTGCGCGTGTGAAATCAACGTGTGGGCAAAGCCAGGCTTGAACCTCATTTGTGGCGAGTGCTCCCAGCGATTTGCCGAGGCGGACCCGGCTTAACGGGCGATGCCTGGCGCTGGCGGGCCAGGGTGATCTGGCCTAACATATATATGTGTTAGACTATTTCAACCGAATAGGCGAGGGCCATTCTATGGAAATCCCCGAACGTAAAACGCTGCTGGCGTTGTATGAGTCCGATATTTCAAAGGCTTATGATGACCTGCTGAAAGCGTTCCTGGACTACCTGGCGGACGGGGTAGGCGACTTGAGGTCAATGGCGGGTCGCTGCGGAGCGCAGTGCTCCGCAGCGCATAAACGCTGTAAGCGTGGCCTAGTCTTTGCCGCGTTGGCCAGCGCGCAGGCTGAGGGCCTGGACATAACCCCCACGGTGGCCGAACACCTTTGTTCGCGCCTGCTTGGACGCGGCGTGGATTTTCGGGCGGCGCTGTCATCATTTGGCACGCCTGGCCGAACGGCGGCGAACAAGTCAGCTACCGGCGCCGCCGATCTGGCTACCCTGGAGACCGCGTTGTCACCGGAAATTTTCTCGCTCCTGGTGGCGATGGATGGGATTCGGGACCGATACCGGGGCCAGTACGACGAGCGCGCCAAAGACGCGGCGCAGGCTGCGGGGAAACTGGCCGCGCAGCAAGCCAAGCAAACCAGGCGCTAACGAATATATGTCTTAGGCCACCCAAAAAGCCCTGGATAACGGCCCATTTTTTTTCCGTAGAAGCCAGGCGGTGCCAGCCACGGCGCCGCCTTCACGCCTCAAGCCTGGCCCGCGTGGGCGACATAAACTTACCTAAGACATATATGTGTTAGGCCACATAAATGCAAAAGAGGCCGCGCAAGCGGCCCCCTGTTGCGTCCCTTAGCCGTCTGATAGCAGGCCGTAGTTGAACGGCACCAGGCGGCTTAGCAGCGCGTCATAGCTCCAGCACAAGGCAGTTGCGACAACGCCAGTCACAAGCAATACCGTGAAAACAAACCATTGCCCGAACAGCGCGCAGGCCAGGAAACCAAACAGCGAAATTGCCGCTAGGAATTCCAGCAGGCCAACAACAACGGGCCGGATAAGCGACAGCAGCGAAAACGCCGCCAGGCGCGCCGAACTAGTTACCGCGTCATGAGCTTTCATTGTCCGTTTCCTCCACACCGACGATTTGCACGGTCGATAATTCGACCTCGACAATCTCCCCGGTATCAGCATAAACAACCTGGACCAAACCAGCCTGGGCCAATGTGGCCGCTCGCCCGTTGACCAGGATCTTTACCTTAGCGCCACCTGGGGCGCTCGCCTGTTGTTGCGCCGCTGCCGCAGGCTGCGCTGGCCCTGCCGGTTTTTCGTTGGGATTGTCCAGGTCTAGCGGGCGCTCTTTGTCGCGGTCGCCTTCGACCTTGGGCGGCTTAGTGTCCTGGTTGGTCGATTGGTCGTTGTGTTGTTGACCGGCTTTCGCTTCGGCGTCTATCAGCGCTTGGGCCTCTCGGCTACGCAATTGCTCCAGCAGCCGCCCTACACCTGCGCGGGTGATTTCTTCGCCCTGAGCATAGCGCTCTACTTCGGCGGGAAATTCCTTGTGGGCCTGCACAAGCTCATAGAGCGTACGTCCGCCAATCGCTTTTTCATCGCCCAGCACCTGGATAAACTCGGGTGCCGTGGCCAGGGCCAAAAGCTGTGACACGGTGTCCGCCCGCATACCGAGGCGTTTAGCAATCAGCGACTTTTTGTCACCTTCCGCCACGCGCCACGCAATAAACCGGGCTTCCTCCATGATCGTTAACGGTTCCTGCTCGGTGTTCTCCGTTACCTGGTCGTAGTAGTCGATTTGAGCGCTGATGCGAACCGGCAACGTGGCCAAGCCAGCAATCTTGCAGGCACGCCACCGGCGTTCCCCCAAACCGATCACGTATTTACCATCGGCGTTTTTGGGCCGTACCGTTACCGGCTGGTTGAGGCGGCTGGCCTTGATTACGTCCGCAAGCTTTTGCAGCTTTACCGGGTCGAATTTCTTACGTGGTTGCGCGGGGTCCGGTATTACATCATCAACCGCAACCTCGATGACCTGGCCGTCTTCTCCAGCCGCTGCCGGGGCAGGGGCCTGGCCAAAATCCGCCAGTCCCAGCAAATCCAGTTTTTTAGCCATGCGCTTGCTCCATCTGCTTGTGCATCATTTCAAAAACTACCCGCACTTCCTTCCCTGCTGTGCGGGCGGCAGTTTTCACGCGGCCTTTTTCATCCATCAGGCGCCATACCGGCACGCCTTCGGCTGCTGCTTCTTTGTAGGCCCCGCTTTTCCTCACATACCCGCCAAACAAGTGTTTGCGATAGTGGGTCATGAGCTGCTTAAGCCAGTCGATTTGCGCGGGCTGGGTCGCGTCGAACTCGTTGGGGACAATCCCGAAACTCACTAACTGCGGGTTCCATTGCTGCTGGATGAACGCAACACGGGACAACACGTCTTTGGCCACGTCGATGCTGTAAGAGTCGATACGGCACGGGATGGCTACAAAATCGCTGCTGACCAATAGTGAGTTGGCAATACGGCTGTTAGAGCCTGCGGTATCGACTACCACATAGTCGAAGTCACGGGCGATCCGGGCCACCTGTGCGCGCACCAGGTCTACCATTTCGTCGTCTTCCAAGGCGCTGCGCTCGGCCTTAATCAGACCTGGCTTATCCGCCATCAGGACGTACAGATTTTGCCCCTCGACAATCTCAATGGGTTCAAGCGGCCTCGCCTGAAACAGGTCTGACGACACCATGCCAGGTACCGCGAACTCGCCCAGCGGCTTGCTGCCGTTGCCTTGTTCGTCGCCGTCCAGGTAGAGAGTCCGATACCCGCTCTCGGCCAGGTAAAACGCATCGTTGTAAGACAGCATGGATTTACCGCTGCCGCCCTTCTGGTTGGCCCATGCTTTCTGTTTAAATCGGCGTGGTATGTTCATTGATTGCCTCTGCTCAAGGTTGCCCGCGCTTTTTGTTCCATGGTCTTGACCAGTTCGGCCAGGTCCGGGGGAGGGTGGCAAACACTGATACCCAACCTTCCGGCACCGTCCCGTGTTCCTGGTGCAAGTCGTATGCTTTTTTCACCATCTGAGAGACTGCCTTTTCAGTGACGCCCAGGTCTGCGGCAATATCCCTTTGCTTGCATCCCTCGACCATCACCCGGCGTACTGCCTCGATGTTCGCCGCTTTCCAACGAGACCCCATGTGAACTTTAAGGGTGTCGAAGTCCTGCGGGGTAAGTCGTTCTTTTCGTCGCATGGCTCTGCCTCGATCTAGCCATAATCACTAACTCCCAATCTGGTTAGCCTGCCAGGTTGCCGCCTGGAGTCACACCATAATAGGTGCATTAAAGTGGTTAGTAAAGAGATAAATCTATAGGTGGGAAATCGCGGAATGAGCGGCGTTTGACCGTTTTTTTTTCCGTAAAAGCCAGCTCGGGAACCGGCGCCGCCGACCGATCAGACCGCACCAGGCAGGCACTGCGGGTTGCCCTGGATCTACGGTGTGTCTTACCACTCCCAGTCTAAAACGGTCGCTTTAACTCTGTTTGAAGATCGCGGCGTAAGCCTAAAAGCCAAGAGCTATGTTGTCGCGCTTCGCGCTCGTTTGTTTTGCTCGTGCTCGCCCTGGCGGGCTGCACTGCGCTGGCACACGGCTTGCAAACGCAGGGTTGGTGAGCTGGTGGTGAGGGGCGGGCAAAACTCACCCTAAAGCGACCTAAGTCGCCTTAGTTTGAGCCTGACCACTACAGACGGATTACGCTGGGCCGGAGCCGCTGTCTGGAGCCTGGTCGGGAGTGCATCAGGGTACGCCCCTGCACCTGTCCGTGTTACGCCACGTATCAGCGCCCGACCCCGTCACAGACCGCCTGTCATCACGCTGCAAGGAAGGGTAATCACCCAATGTCCCCGCTCTGTATCAGACAGACAACTCATACCGGTCGCAGCTTTGGTCGGTTCCCCCAGTAGCTGCGTAACTGTCACCGTGCACACGCTGTCGTCACTTGTCCTGCCACCCGTGTGCAACGGTGGAGTTCGTGAATTGCGGGCGCTCGCAGGTCATCTGAATGTCAGGCGCAGGGCTAGACAGAACATAGAAATATGCTCAGAATGTCGCTACGAGTCTCGCTCATGGCCGTCAAACCAGATTCTCCGAGACTCCGTGGTAAGGGTGCTTGCAGGCGCCGCTTACCAACCAACGCCCCCTATTTGGGGGCGTTTGCGTTTCTAGACCCCGCCATTAGTGGTTTGGGGCCTTTGTAGCAGCCTGTGGGCTGTCTAATTCCAGCGTGAACTGTGGATGCTCTATCCCAGCTTCCAGCTCGTCCAGGTATCTCA
It includes:
- a CDS encoding ParB/RepB/Spo0J family partition protein, with translation MAKKLDLLGLADFGQAPAPAAAGEDGQVIEVAVDDVIPDPAQPRKKFDPVKLQKLADVIKASRLNQPVTVRPKNADGKYVIGLGERRWRACKIAGLATLPVRISAQIDYYDQVTENTEQEPLTIMEEARFIAWRVAEGDKKSLIAKRLGMRADTVSQLLALATAPEFIQVLGDEKAIGGRTLYELVQAHKEFPAEVERYAQGEEITRAGVGRLLEQLRSREAQALIDAEAKAGQQHNDQSTNQDTKPPKVEGDRDKERPLDLDNPNEKPAGPAQPAAAAQQQASAPGGAKVKILVNGRAATLAQAGLVQVVYADTGEIVEVELSTVQIVGVEETDNESS
- a CDS encoding TrfB-related DNA-binding protein — encoded protein: MRRKERLTPQDFDTLKVHMGSRWKAANIEAVRRVMVEGCKQRDIAADLGVTEKAVSQMVKKAYDLHQEHGTVPEGWVSVFATLPRTWPNWSRPWNKKRGQP
- a CDS encoding SprT-like domain-containing protein yields the protein MTKFFGLYKPLFWIVQTKICYNWFVQSKVRLAMIPTKDAYDELDRAYAHFNAELFGGQLPTCLITLQREKKTYGYFSASRFINQVDKSFTDEIALNPAYFGVVSLKEIMQTVVHEMVHLWQHHFGKPGRRRYHNREWGEKMKAVGLMPSDTGKPGGKQTGERMADYAIEGGVFEQALEKLVATSYRITWLDNNPGRHVDAAALQAALEGMVDGVDPANILAPAGTAAPVPTKPTRAKYTCACEINVWAKPGLNLICGECSQRFAEADPA
- a CDS encoding ParA family protein; this translates as MNIPRRFKQKAWANQKGGSGKSMLSYNDAFYLAESGYRTLYLDGDEQGNGSKPLGEFAVPGMVSSDLFQARPLEPIEIVEGQNLYVLMADKPGLIKAERSALEDDEMVDLVRAQVARIARDFDYVVVDTAGSNSRIANSLLVSSDFVAIPCRIDSYSIDVAKDVLSRVAFIQQQWNPQLVSFGIVPNEFDATQPAQIDWLKQLMTHYRKHLFGGYVRKSGAYKEAAAEGVPVWRLMDEKGRVKTAARTAGKEVRVVFEMMHKQMEQAHG